Part of the Sulfuricaulis sp. genome is shown below.
ATGGTCTCCAGGCGGCCCCATTCCAGACGCTGGGCCGGCCAGGCCGTGGTATGGCCGAGCGCGGCGCTGAGCGGCTGGTTGCCGCCAAAATTTTTGCCCGCCAGATCCATATGACAATTGGAACATGCGAAATTGAGCTGGCCGCGGCGCGACCACCAGAATTTCTTGCCCTCCTCGTAGGCCTTGACGGCGCCGGGGCTGGAAATATCAATCTTGACGCGCTGACCCGCGGACAACGAGTAGAAATAAGCGGTCAACTCGGCCAGCTTGACGCGCGCCCCCTGATTCTTGTCGAGATCGGTGAATTCGGGCTCACCATTTTTTTTCAGGCAGTCGTTCAAGTCCATTTCCGCGGTGCGGATCTTTTGCGTGGCCTCGTCCCAATAGGGATAGCCTTGGGCGATATTTTTACCCCCGTTTTTGAAACAGCTGGTAAAACTCTTGCCATTCTTGAACGGTGTTTCCCACATTTTTTTGCCCAGAGACAGTCCTAGCTCGTAGGGTGGAAATTCATTGAACATTTCCCATTGTTCGCGGTATACCTCCAGGCCTGGCAGGGCATAAAGGCCGTTAGAGAATTCATCGAACGGAACGGTGGGGAATTTTTTCTTGAAAAACGCCTGGAACTGCTTCAGGTCGGTAGCCGGATCGGCCAGTACTGCTGGCATGGTTCCAGCGACAATACCCAGAGCAGCCAGAAGTAGTAAAATTTTTTTCATCGCGGGTTCTCCTTTTGGTGAATTCACGGACCGGATAAAGCGACGCTCCTCGTTCAGCCGACGGTGGCTTCCCCGCTGCCGCTTTCTCCCTTGTTGTCGCTCCAGGTGACCTTGATCTTGTCGCCGGGTTTGGCGCCCTTCAGCTTGATCCCGACCAGCGGGTCTTTCGATACCGCCG
Proteins encoded:
- the soxA gene encoding sulfur oxidation c-type cytochrome SoxA, producing MKKILLLLAALGIVAGTMPAVLADPATDLKQFQAFFKKKFPTVPFDEFSNGLYALPGLEVYREQWEMFNEFPPYELGLSLGKKMWETPFKNGKSFTSCFKNGGKNIAQGYPYWDEATQKIRTAEMDLNDCLKKNGEPEFTDLDKNQGARVKLAELTAYFYSLSAGQRVKIDISSPGAVKAYEEGKKFWWSRRGQLNFACSNCHMDLAGKNFGGNQPLSAALGHTTAWPAQRLEWGRLETIHQRYKTCNSQVRAKPFKHGDEIYNHLQLYETYMSSGLPLTAPAMRN